The genomic stretch CGGCGTTGCGGTGGATGCGCTCGACGCGGTTCCGCAGGCGCTCGACATCCGCCTCGCGGCGCGCCAGTTCGGCCTGCGAGCGCAGCGCCGCCAGGGGGGTGCGGATCTGATGGGCCGCGTCTGCCAGAAAGGACTGGGTGGAATCCAGGCTGGCCTTGAAGCGGACCACCAGCTGGTTGATGGCGGCCAGCAGTTGTCCGACCTCGGTCGGCACCGGGGCATCGATCGGGGTGAAGTCCTGCGGTTGCCGCGCTCGGATCAGGGCTTCGAGAAAGGCCAAGGGCGCCAGCGCCTGACGGACGCCGAACCACAGCAGGACGCCGCCGACCACCACGGCGAAGGCGATGGGCGCGAAGGAGTTGGCGACCAGCTTTGATGCCAGCAGGTCGCGGGCCTCGCGGGTCTGGGCGACCACCACGGTCACCCATCCGGACCGCGGCACGCCGCTGATGAAACGCCCGGTGACCGCAATCCGCACCGGGGCATCGCTGTAGATGGCGTTCTGAAACACCGGCGTGTCGTCATGCACCGTGACGCCGGGCAGATCCTCGTAGCCGGTGACGAGCAGGCCGCCCGGCGCCATCACCTTGTAGAAGACCCGGTCGTGCCGGGCCGTGCCCAGCACGCTGAGCGACGAATAGGGCAGATCCACCGTGATGGCGCCGTTCTCAACCCGCACGGCGTCGGCGATCGACAGGGCCGACGCCGACAGAAGCTGGTCATAGGCGCTGTCCGCCGCCTCCTGTGCATAACTGCGGACGAACAGGAACAGGATGAGGGTGACGACGCCGAGGACCACGAACATCCGGCTCAGCAGGCGCCGGCGCAGCGAGCCCCCCGCGGCGGCCCGACCTTCAGTCGGCATTTTGCTTTTCACCCACATAGCCGACGCCATGCACGGTGCGGATCACCACCGAGGCGCCCTCCAGCTTGCGCCGCAGGCGGGAGACCGACATCTCCACCGCGTTCGGCGTCACCGCCTGTTCCAGATCGAAGAGCTGTTCGATGAGCGCGGTCCTGGTCAGCACGCGCCCCAGATTGCCAAGGAACAGCTCCAGCAGCCGGAACTCCCGCGCGCTGAGGTCGAGCGGCCGGCCATCGATCGACACCGTCCGCCCCGCCGCGTCGAACGCCAGATTCCCGAAAACGGCTTGGGACGAGGCCATGCCGTGGGAACGGCGCAGCAGGGCACGGCACCGTGCCTCCAGTTCGCGCAGGTCGAAAGGCTTCACGATATAGTCGTCGGCGCCGAGGTCGAGCAGATGGATCTTGGTGTCGATCTGCGACCGCGCCGTGGTGACCAGCACCGGCGTCCGGTCGCCCCGGCGGCGCAGCTGGCGCAGCAGGGTCTGCCCGTCCGGTCCCGGCAGCATGACGTCGAGGATGATGAGCTGGTAGGTCTCCGTGCGCAGGAGCTCGTCGGCCTGATGGCCGTCCGCCGCCCAATCGACGGCATGACCAAGGCCGCGCAGGCTGTCTATGACGGCATCGGCCAGATCCTCGGCATCCTCGATCACCAAGATCCGCATCGGCATTCTCTCGTGGATTGGGCCGCGATCATACAACGCATGCGATCCGCACCATCGCGCTTTCTTGGCTCGGGCGATGATGAAAGTCGCACACCGATGCACAAGAATGCGTCGCGCCCGATTGAAATTTAGGCAACCGCCTCGTG from Azospirillum sp. TSH100 encodes the following:
- a CDS encoding response regulator transcription factor, whose product is MRILVIEDAEDLADAVIDSLRGLGHAVDWAADGHQADELLRTETYQLIILDVMLPGPDGQTLLRQLRRRGDRTPVLVTTARSQIDTKIHLLDLGADDYIVKPFDLRELEARCRALLRRSHGMASSQAVFGNLAFDAAGRTVSIDGRPLDLSAREFRLLELFLGNLGRVLTRTALIEQLFDLEQAVTPNAVEMSVSRLRRKLEGASVVIRTVHGVGYVGEKQNAD